The following coding sequences lie in one Myxococcus xanthus genomic window:
- a CDS encoding dihydroxyacetone kinase family protein, producing MKKLVNTPRAVVREMLEGLVSLAPGQVLLEGESVVLRADTPSDVRARKVAVISGGGSGHEPAHAGYVGAGMLDAAVAGDVFTSPSTDAVLAAIRAVAGPAGALLVVKNYTGDRLNFGLAAELARAEGIPVEMVLVADDVSLHDTVEPARRRGIAGTVLVHKVAGAAAAAGAALQDVLREATAAAEALGTMGVALGPCTVPAAGKPGFTLGEDEIELGLGIHGEQGVRRVPMQTADSLVDTLLTTIVEDRRISSGDRVVLLVNGLGGTPPMELAIVARHALAVLRQGGIRVERAWSGTFLSALEMPGCSLTLLKVDDARLARLDAAADAPAWPGAGRLPKEPGVCRPSSTASSASLPAEAPQPGMDRFRKAALQVADAFEQSEPRLTALDSAAGDGDLGLSLMRGAEAIRALPEDAWTSPARALTALGNALRRSIGGSSGPFYATALLRAARRLAEGPVDAAAWAEAFDLAVTAVSELGGARPGDRTMLDALRPAADAFAKAVRDGQGARDAWTAAVQAAEAGEEATSRMQPRLGRASYLGARAVGVPDAGAAAVVVWMKALTPALG from the coding sequence ATGAAGAAGCTGGTCAACACCCCTCGCGCGGTGGTGCGGGAGATGCTGGAGGGGTTGGTCTCGCTCGCCCCCGGGCAGGTGCTGCTGGAAGGGGAGTCGGTGGTGCTCCGCGCCGACACGCCTTCCGACGTCCGCGCGCGCAAGGTGGCTGTCATCTCCGGTGGCGGCAGCGGCCATGAGCCGGCGCACGCGGGCTACGTGGGCGCGGGCATGCTGGACGCGGCGGTGGCCGGTGACGTCTTCACCTCGCCCAGCACCGATGCCGTGCTGGCCGCCATCCGCGCCGTCGCGGGGCCCGCGGGCGCGCTGCTCGTCGTGAAGAACTACACCGGGGACCGGCTCAACTTCGGGCTCGCCGCCGAGCTGGCACGCGCCGAGGGCATCCCCGTGGAGATGGTGTTGGTGGCGGACGACGTGTCCCTGCACGACACGGTGGAGCCCGCGCGGCGCCGGGGCATCGCTGGCACGGTGCTGGTCCACAAGGTCGCGGGCGCGGCGGCCGCGGCGGGCGCGGCGCTCCAGGACGTCCTCCGCGAGGCCACCGCGGCGGCGGAGGCGCTGGGCACCATGGGCGTGGCCCTGGGGCCCTGCACCGTGCCCGCGGCGGGCAAGCCGGGCTTCACGCTGGGGGAGGACGAAATCGAGCTGGGCCTGGGCATCCACGGCGAGCAGGGCGTGCGGCGCGTGCCGATGCAGACGGCGGACAGCCTGGTGGACACGCTGCTCACCACCATCGTCGAGGACCGGCGCATCAGCTCGGGAGACCGGGTGGTGCTGCTCGTCAACGGACTGGGCGGCACGCCGCCCATGGAGCTGGCCATCGTCGCCCGGCACGCATTGGCCGTTCTGCGTCAGGGCGGCATCCGCGTGGAGCGCGCGTGGAGCGGGACGTTCCTCTCCGCGCTGGAGATGCCCGGCTGCTCGTTGACGCTGCTGAAGGTGGACGACGCGCGGCTGGCCCGCCTGGATGCGGCGGCGGATGCGCCCGCGTGGCCCGGCGCGGGACGGCTGCCGAAGGAGCCGGGGGTGTGCCGGCCTTCGTCCACGGCGTCTTCGGCATCGCTCCCGGCGGAGGCGCCGCAACCGGGGATGGACCGCTTCCGGAAGGCCGCCTTGCAGGTGGCGGACGCGTTCGAGCAGTCGGAGCCCCGGCTGACCGCGCTCGACAGCGCCGCGGGCGACGGTGACCTGGGGCTCAGCCTGATGCGTGGCGCCGAGGCGATTCGCGCCCTCCCGGAGGACGCGTGGACGAGCCCCGCGCGCGCGTTGACGGCGCTTGGCAACGCGCTCCGGCGTAGCATCGGCGGCAGCTCGGGGCCCTTCTATGCGACGGCGCTGCTGCGTGCCGCGCGACGGCTGGCGGAAGGGCCCGTGGATGCCGCCGCCTGGGCCGAGGCCTTCGACCTCGCCGTCACCGCCGTGTCGGAGCTGGGCGGCGCGCGGCCCGGAGACCGCACCATGCTCGATGCGCTGCGGCCCGCCGCGGATGCGTTCGCGAAGGCGGTGCGGGACGGACAGGGGGCTCGTGACGCCTGGACCGCCGCGGTCCAGGCGGCCGAGGCGGGAGAGGAGGCGACGTCCCGGATGCAGCCGCGCCTGGGACGCGCCAGCTACCTGGGCGCGCGCGCCGTCGGCGTTCCCGACGCGGGCGCCGCCGCCGTGGTGGTGTGGATGAAGGCGCTCACGCCCGCGCTGGGCTGA
- a CDS encoding aldehyde dehydrogenase family protein, which produces MRVVKLEEARMPDGVQEAFDRLHAHRWEVAHRGVKERLARLEQLKTLLVARREALAEALHADFRKPRAEVEATEVLPVLMELAYIQKHLKTWMKPRKVSTPLLLTGTSSLVQYEPRGVVLVMAPWNYPFHLLVSPLVAAVAAGNTVLCKPSEKTPHTARFIAELVKDVFPPEEVAVVEGGPEVGEALLRLPFDHFFFTGGARVGQRVMEAAAKHLASVTLELGGKSPVIVDETADVEAAAERVVWGKFLNGGQTCIAPDHVWVHASKEEALLEAMKAALERFYGRTEEARRASLDLCRMVHDSAFTRVRRLMDHTVEAGARVVAGGGVDAESRYIAPTVLADVTPDTPIMAEEIFGPVLPVLRFESLDEVVSHVREDGKPLALYVFSNNEATVERLLRETRAGGTCINTVVLHNVNPNLPFGGVGASGVGAYHGETGFRTFSHERAVLRQGRTSLVHLFFPPFTGKAQKLARLAGRLFE; this is translated from the coding sequence ATGCGCGTGGTGAAGTTGGAAGAAGCACGGATGCCGGACGGCGTGCAGGAGGCGTTCGACCGCCTCCATGCGCATCGCTGGGAGGTGGCGCACCGCGGCGTGAAGGAACGGCTGGCCCGGCTGGAGCAGCTCAAGACGCTGCTCGTCGCCCGGCGAGAAGCCCTGGCCGAGGCGCTCCACGCCGACTTCCGCAAGCCGCGCGCGGAGGTGGAGGCCACCGAGGTCCTCCCCGTCCTGATGGAGCTGGCCTACATCCAGAAGCACCTCAAGACGTGGATGAAGCCCCGGAAGGTCTCCACGCCCCTGCTCCTCACCGGCACGTCCAGCCTGGTGCAGTACGAGCCTCGGGGCGTGGTGCTGGTGATGGCCCCGTGGAACTACCCCTTCCACCTGCTCGTGTCGCCGCTGGTGGCCGCGGTGGCCGCGGGCAACACCGTCCTGTGCAAGCCCAGTGAGAAGACGCCCCACACGGCGCGCTTCATCGCGGAGCTGGTGAAGGACGTCTTTCCTCCGGAAGAGGTCGCGGTGGTGGAAGGCGGGCCAGAGGTGGGCGAGGCGCTGCTGCGCCTGCCCTTCGACCACTTCTTCTTTACCGGTGGGGCCCGCGTGGGCCAGCGGGTGATGGAGGCCGCGGCGAAGCACCTGGCCAGCGTGACGCTGGAGCTGGGTGGCAAGTCGCCCGTCATCGTCGATGAGACGGCGGACGTGGAGGCCGCCGCCGAGCGCGTGGTGTGGGGCAAGTTCCTCAACGGCGGGCAGACCTGCATCGCGCCCGACCACGTCTGGGTCCACGCGTCGAAGGAAGAGGCGCTGCTGGAGGCGATGAAGGCGGCCCTGGAGCGCTTCTACGGCCGCACCGAGGAGGCACGCCGCGCGAGCCTGGACCTGTGCCGCATGGTGCATGACAGCGCCTTCACGCGGGTGCGCCGGTTGATGGACCACACCGTGGAGGCCGGCGCGCGCGTGGTGGCGGGCGGCGGCGTGGATGCGGAGTCGCGTTACATCGCGCCCACGGTGCTCGCGGACGTGACGCCGGACACGCCCATCATGGCCGAGGAGATTTTCGGGCCGGTGCTGCCGGTGCTGCGCTTCGAGTCCCTGGACGAAGTGGTGTCGCACGTGCGCGAGGACGGAAAGCCCCTGGCGCTCTACGTGTTCAGCAACAACGAGGCCACGGTGGAGCGGCTGCTGCGGGAGACGCGCGCGGGCGGCACGTGCATCAACACCGTGGTGCTGCACAACGTGAATCCGAACCTGCCCTTCGGCGGCGTGGGCGCCAGCGGCGTGGGCGCGTATCACGGCGAGACGGGCTTCCGGACCTTCAGCCATGAGCGCGCGGTGCTGCGCCAGGGGCGCACGTCCCTGGTCCACCTGTTCTTCCCACCCTTCACGGGCAAGGCGCAGAAGCTGGCGCGGCTGGCGGGGCGCTTGTTCGAGTAG
- a CDS encoding phenylalanine--tRNA ligase beta subunit-related protein, with product MLTIDAHPSLDTLAFTTTFPGPLGGLPSPEWLVALLKPGATAPLSSDDTVRGAIRDMLRHGGYKPTGRGKPASEYLVRASGDGSLGAINLAVDACNAVSLHSGLPISVVDLDRAAAPFRVGVAPEGAQYVFNASGQSIDLAGLLCLFDAEGPCANAVKDAQRTKTNADTRRTLTVLWGAKALGERTARAFDWYRELLERAGATVERLP from the coding sequence GTGCTGACCATCGACGCCCACCCCTCCCTGGACACCCTGGCCTTCACCACCACCTTCCCCGGGCCGCTGGGCGGACTGCCCTCCCCGGAGTGGCTGGTGGCCCTGCTGAAGCCCGGCGCCACCGCGCCCCTGTCCAGCGACGACACCGTGCGCGGCGCCATCCGCGACATGCTCCGCCACGGCGGCTACAAGCCCACCGGGCGAGGCAAGCCCGCGTCGGAGTACCTGGTGCGCGCCTCGGGTGACGGCTCGCTAGGCGCCATCAACCTGGCCGTGGATGCCTGCAACGCGGTGTCCCTGCACAGCGGCCTGCCCATCAGCGTGGTGGACCTGGACCGGGCCGCCGCCCCCTTCCGCGTAGGCGTGGCCCCGGAGGGCGCGCAGTACGTCTTCAACGCGTCCGGGCAGAGCATCGACCTGGCGGGCCTGCTGTGCCTCTTCGACGCGGAGGGCCCGTGCGCCAACGCCGTCAAGGACGCGCAGCGCACCAAGACGAACGCGGACACCCGCCGCACCCTCACCGTGCTCTGGGGCGCCAAGGCCCTGGGCGAGCGGACCGCGCGCGCCTTCGACTGGTATCGGGAGCTGCTGGAGCGCGCGGGGGCCACGGTGGAGCGCCTGCCCTGA
- a CDS encoding PH domain-containing protein — MSDAAPAWLLRLLKVPPAPHIPEGAAVRVFRSAPSYRRLQLLRWGLRQASVVVGLIFTWVAVKHRFVPHIPYAYADTVFFAVELFAWLAFAVQVPITFLVAWLDYEYRWYILSDRSLRIREGLVSLQEKTMTFANIQQVSIRQNPLQRLFGISDVKVETAGGGGNSGSHDADASTREGLHEAHFRGVDNPEEIRDVIMTRVRMHRDAGLGEPQHAEPALPPSTAPSAETLGAAKELLAEVRGLRSTWAARGPPEP, encoded by the coding sequence ATGTCTGACGCCGCGCCTGCCTGGCTCCTGCGCCTGCTGAAGGTGCCCCCCGCGCCCCACATCCCCGAGGGGGCCGCGGTGCGCGTCTTCCGCTCCGCGCCGTCCTATCGCCGGCTCCAACTGCTCCGTTGGGGCTTGCGGCAGGCCAGCGTCGTGGTGGGCCTGATTTTCACCTGGGTCGCGGTGAAGCACCGGTTCGTCCCGCACATCCCCTACGCGTATGCGGACACCGTCTTCTTCGCCGTCGAGCTGTTCGCCTGGCTCGCGTTCGCGGTGCAGGTCCCCATCACCTTCCTGGTGGCCTGGCTCGACTACGAGTACCGCTGGTACATCCTCTCCGACCGCAGCCTGCGCATCCGGGAAGGGCTCGTCTCGCTTCAGGAGAAGACGATGACCTTCGCGAACATCCAGCAGGTCTCCATCCGGCAGAACCCGCTTCAGCGGCTGTTCGGCATCTCCGACGTGAAGGTGGAGACGGCGGGTGGAGGCGGCAACAGCGGCTCGCACGACGCGGACGCGTCGACCCGCGAAGGCCTGCACGAGGCCCATTTCCGGGGCGTGGACAATCCCGAGGAGATTCGCGACGTCATCATGACGCGCGTGCGCATGCACCGGGACGCCGGGCTGGGCGAGCCGCAGCATGCCGAGCCGGCCCTGCCGCCCTCAACGGCTCCCTCGGCCGAGACGCTCGGCGCGGCGAAGGAGCTGCTGGCCGAGGTCCGAGGGCTCCGAAGCACCTGGGCCGCACGGGGCCCACCGGAGCCCTGA
- a CDS encoding DUF481 domain-containing protein, translated as MAGRKSSRWVLLLVWLHAASAAAQIVNVQALFDENTGPGRSAAVDLGADWRTGSTDLFSVRGALLGQWRSEKHTWLAVIRGEYAFAADEVIVSKVMEHVRYRYGFTERLSGEVFLQHEFDKFRRIQFRALLGAGPRVRVLTDKKATLVVGLALMLEHERIRRDSEPDAGDFRTDPRLSSYVLGRLEFMENVFLVQTLYAQPRVTNPADIRLLNDTIFEVKPNERLTVGIGFNLTFDNSPPLAVPKLDTQLRTTVGIRL; from the coding sequence ATGGCGGGACGGAAATCCAGCAGGTGGGTGCTGCTGCTCGTGTGGCTTCATGCGGCGAGCGCGGCAGCGCAGATCGTCAACGTCCAGGCGCTGTTCGACGAGAACACAGGCCCGGGGCGCTCGGCGGCCGTGGACCTGGGCGCGGACTGGCGCACGGGCAGCACCGACCTCTTCAGCGTGCGCGGCGCCCTGCTGGGCCAGTGGCGCAGCGAGAAGCACACCTGGCTGGCCGTCATCCGGGGGGAGTACGCCTTCGCCGCCGATGAGGTCATCGTCAGCAAGGTGATGGAGCACGTCCGCTACCGCTACGGATTCACGGAGCGGCTCTCCGGCGAGGTGTTCCTCCAACACGAGTTCGACAAGTTTCGCCGCATCCAGTTCCGGGCCCTGCTGGGCGCGGGGCCCCGGGTGAGGGTGCTGACCGACAAGAAGGCCACGCTGGTGGTGGGGCTCGCGCTGATGCTGGAGCACGAGCGCATCCGCCGGGATTCCGAACCGGATGCCGGGGACTTCCGCACCGACCCGCGCCTGTCCAGCTACGTGCTGGGGCGGCTGGAGTTCATGGAGAACGTCTTCCTGGTGCAGACGCTCTACGCCCAGCCCCGCGTGACGAACCCCGCCGACATCCGCCTGCTCAACGACACCATCTTCGAGGTGAAGCCCAACGAACGCCTCACCGTGGGCATCGGCTTCAACCTCACCTTCGACAACTCCCCGCCCCTGGCCGTCCCCAAGCTCGACACCCAGCTGCGGACCACGGTGGGCATCCGGCTGTAG
- a CDS encoding aldehyde dehydrogenase family protein, with protein MLEATSQANTQHAADTERIRAVFEAQRAHRWTMSRTTAAERIARLKRLREAIIARRAELADAIHADFRKPAVEVELTELHPTLEELNHTVRHLKSWMKPMRVGTPMLLAGSSSHVRYEARGTVLLLSPWNYPFNLLVSPLVAAIAAGNTVICKPSEKTPHTSRFLAQLVKDVFPENEVALFEGGAETAEALLELPFDHIFFTGNTRIGRKVMEAAAKHLASVTLELGGKSPVIVDETADVAAAAERLCWGKFVNGGQTCVAPDYVFVHASKERAFLDALKASITRFYGGTEQERQASPDLTRLVDPVAWRRVKDLVDRSVAAGAKLEVGGEADGPSRYIAPTVLSGVTAESPAMEGEIFGPVLPVLTYQSREEVYAHIRAGGKPLALYVFSQDKRAVEDIFQNTTSGGAVVNNVLVHLANPNLPFGGVGTSGLGNYHGHFGFKTFSHERAVMVQWMKSLASVFFPPYRGKAQELASRATRLME; from the coding sequence ATGCTCGAAGCGACTTCTCAAGCCAACACGCAGCACGCCGCCGACACCGAGCGCATCCGCGCGGTGTTCGAAGCCCAGCGCGCGCACCGCTGGACGATGTCTCGCACCACCGCCGCCGAACGCATCGCCCGGCTGAAGCGCCTGCGCGAGGCCATCATCGCCCGCCGCGCGGAGCTGGCGGACGCCATCCACGCGGACTTCCGCAAGCCCGCGGTGGAGGTGGAACTGACGGAGCTCCACCCGACGCTGGAGGAGCTGAACCACACGGTGCGGCACCTCAAGTCGTGGATGAAGCCCATGCGGGTGGGCACGCCGATGCTGCTGGCGGGCTCGTCCAGCCACGTGCGCTACGAGGCGCGCGGCACGGTGCTGCTGCTGTCGCCGTGGAACTACCCCTTCAACCTGCTGGTGTCGCCGCTGGTGGCCGCCATCGCCGCGGGCAACACCGTCATCTGCAAGCCCAGCGAGAAGACGCCGCACACCTCGCGCTTCCTGGCGCAGTTGGTGAAGGACGTGTTTCCCGAGAACGAGGTGGCGCTGTTCGAAGGCGGCGCGGAGACGGCGGAGGCGCTGCTGGAGCTGCCCTTCGACCACATCTTCTTCACCGGCAACACGCGCATCGGCCGCAAGGTGATGGAGGCCGCAGCGAAGCACCTGGCCAGCGTGACGCTGGAGCTGGGTGGCAAGTCGCCCGTCATCGTCGATGAGACGGCGGACGTCGCCGCCGCGGCGGAGCGCCTGTGCTGGGGCAAGTTCGTCAACGGCGGCCAGACGTGCGTGGCGCCGGACTACGTGTTCGTGCACGCGTCGAAGGAGCGGGCGTTCCTGGACGCGCTCAAGGCGTCCATCACGCGCTTCTACGGCGGCACGGAGCAGGAGCGGCAGGCGAGCCCTGACCTGACGCGGCTGGTGGACCCGGTGGCGTGGCGGCGGGTGAAGGACCTGGTCGACCGCTCGGTGGCCGCGGGAGCGAAGCTGGAGGTGGGCGGGGAGGCGGACGGGCCCTCGCGCTACATCGCGCCCACCGTGCTGTCCGGCGTGACAGCGGAGAGCCCGGCGATGGAGGGCGAGATTTTCGGCCCCGTGCTGCCGGTGCTCACCTACCAGTCCCGTGAAGAGGTCTACGCGCACATCCGCGCGGGCGGGAAGCCTTTGGCCCTCTACGTGTTCAGCCAGGACAAGCGGGCGGTGGAGGACATCTTCCAGAACACCACGTCGGGTGGCGCGGTGGTGAACAACGTGCTCGTCCACCTCGCGAACCCCAACCTCCCGTTCGGAGGGGTGGGCACCAGTGGCCTGGGGAACTACCACGGCCATTTCGGCTTCAAGACGTTCAGCCATGAGCGGGCAGTGATGGTTCAGTGGATGAAGTCGCTGGCTTCGGTGTTCTTCCCGCCGTATCGCGGGAAGGCGCAGGAATTGGCCTCCCGCGCGACCCGGCTGATGGAGTAG
- a CDS encoding ABC-F family ATP-binding cassette domain-containing protein, producing MIRLDNISKQNGQQILFIEASAALHKGEKVGLVGPNGAGKTTLFRMITSQEHPDEGQVAVDRGVTIGYFSQDVGEMEGRSAAAEVMDGAGPVSTVAAELKELEAAMADPDQADNMDKLVERYGLVQGRFEELGGYALEGRAREILAGLGFSQEMMDGDVGALSGGWKMRVALARILLMRPDAMLLDEPSNHLDIESLIWLEEFLKNYDGALLMTSHDREFMNRIVNKVVEIDGGSLSTYTGNYEFYEQQRAMNEKQQQAQFERQQAMLAKELKFIERFKARASHAAQVQSRVKKLEKIERVEPPKRRQTVLFEFQPAPRSGDDVVSLKGVHKAYGSRTIYEGLDFLVRRTERWAVMGVNGAGKSTLLKLVTGSTQPDTGNVALGGSVKMGYFAQHAMDLLDGERTVFQALEDAFPRAGQGSLRALAGCFGFSGDEVEKKCRVLSGGEKARLVMAKMLFDPPNFLVLDEPTNHLDMATKEMLITALSRYEGTMLFVSHDRHFLAALSNRVLELTPEGIHQYGGGYTEYVARTGQEAPGLRS from the coding sequence ATGATTCGTCTCGACAACATCAGCAAGCAGAACGGCCAGCAGATTCTCTTCATCGAGGCCTCCGCGGCGCTCCACAAGGGGGAGAAGGTGGGCCTCGTCGGACCCAACGGGGCCGGCAAGACGACGCTGTTCCGGATGATTACCAGCCAGGAGCACCCCGACGAGGGCCAGGTCGCGGTCGACCGGGGCGTCACCATTGGCTACTTCAGCCAGGACGTGGGTGAGATGGAGGGCCGCAGCGCCGCCGCCGAGGTGATGGACGGCGCGGGCCCGGTGAGCACGGTGGCCGCCGAGCTGAAGGAGCTGGAGGCCGCCATGGCCGACCCGGACCAGGCGGACAACATGGACAAGCTCGTGGAGCGCTACGGCCTGGTCCAGGGGCGCTTCGAGGAGCTGGGCGGCTACGCGCTGGAAGGCCGCGCGCGGGAGATTCTCGCGGGCCTGGGCTTCAGCCAGGAGATGATGGACGGCGACGTGGGCGCGCTGTCGGGCGGTTGGAAGATGCGCGTGGCGCTGGCCCGCATCCTCCTGATGCGTCCGGACGCGATGCTGCTCGACGAGCCGAGCAACCACCTCGACATCGAGAGCCTCATCTGGCTGGAGGAGTTCCTCAAGAACTACGACGGCGCGCTGCTGATGACGTCGCACGACCGCGAGTTCATGAACCGCATCGTGAACAAGGTGGTGGAGATCGACGGCGGCTCGCTGTCGACGTACACCGGCAACTACGAGTTCTACGAGCAGCAGCGGGCGATGAACGAGAAGCAGCAGCAGGCGCAGTTCGAGCGCCAGCAGGCCATGCTCGCCAAGGAGCTGAAGTTCATCGAGCGCTTCAAGGCGCGCGCCTCGCACGCCGCGCAGGTGCAGAGCCGGGTGAAGAAGCTGGAGAAGATTGAGCGCGTGGAGCCGCCCAAGCGGCGCCAGACGGTGCTCTTCGAGTTCCAGCCGGCGCCGCGCTCGGGCGACGACGTGGTGAGCCTGAAGGGCGTTCACAAGGCCTACGGCAGCCGCACCATCTACGAGGGGCTGGACTTCCTGGTGCGCCGCACGGAGCGCTGGGCCGTCATGGGCGTCAACGGCGCGGGCAAGTCCACGCTGCTGAAGCTGGTGACGGGCTCCACGCAGCCGGACACGGGCAACGTGGCGCTGGGTGGCAGCGTGAAGATGGGTTACTTCGCGCAGCACGCCATGGACCTGCTGGACGGCGAGCGGACGGTGTTCCAGGCGCTGGAGGACGCCTTCCCCCGCGCGGGTCAGGGCTCGCTGCGGGCGTTGGCCGGCTGCTTCGGCTTCTCCGGTGACGAGGTGGAGAAGAAGTGCCGCGTGCTGTCCGGTGGTGAGAAGGCCCGGCTCGTCATGGCGAAGATGCTCTTCGACCCGCCGAACTTCCTGGTGCTGGACGAGCCCACCAACCACCTGGACATGGCCACGAAGGAGATGCTGATTACGGCGCTCTCCCGCTACGAGGGGACGATGCTGTTCGTCTCCCACGACCGTCACTTCCTGGCCGCGCTGTCCAACCGCGTGCTGGAGCTGACGCCCGAGGGCATCCACCAATACGGCGGCGGCTACACCGAGTACGTGGCCCGCACCGGCCAGGAAGCGCCGGGCCTGCGGAGCTGA
- a CDS encoding oxidoreductase — translation MKTWLITGASRGFGVLIAQAALDAGDRVIATARNPKSIPLAPHPRLVVAKLDVTNEAEARSVVASAGRIDVLMNNAGIGLLGGVEEASAEEVEKVYRTNVFGLLTVTRAVLPGMRQQRSGHIINLSSIGGYHAGAGWGVYCSTKFAVEGLSEALHQELAPLGIHVTVVEPGYFRTDFLDAASLTRAAASIPDYAETVGAIRARATELNHRQPGDPSKLATAMLELAKMENPPLRLALGSDTVKSIEDKNAFVAREMAAHRALSLSTDFAS, via the coding sequence ATGAAGACCTGGCTCATCACTGGCGCATCCCGTGGTTTCGGCGTTCTCATCGCGCAGGCGGCGCTCGACGCGGGAGACCGTGTCATCGCCACGGCGCGCAATCCGAAGAGCATTCCCCTGGCGCCCCACCCGAGGCTGGTGGTGGCGAAGCTGGATGTCACCAACGAGGCAGAGGCCCGGAGCGTGGTGGCGAGCGCGGGCCGCATCGATGTGCTCATGAACAATGCGGGCATCGGCCTGCTCGGAGGCGTCGAGGAGGCGAGCGCCGAGGAAGTCGAGAAGGTCTACCGCACCAACGTCTTCGGACTGCTCACCGTCACCCGCGCGGTCCTTCCTGGCATGCGTCAGCAGCGCTCCGGGCACATCATCAACCTGTCGTCCATTGGTGGCTACCACGCGGGGGCGGGCTGGGGTGTGTACTGCTCCACGAAGTTCGCCGTGGAGGGGCTGAGCGAGGCCCTGCACCAGGAACTGGCGCCACTGGGCATCCACGTCACCGTCGTCGAGCCCGGCTATTTCCGCACCGACTTCCTGGACGCGGCCTCGCTCACCCGGGCCGCGGCCAGCATTCCCGACTACGCGGAGACGGTCGGCGCCATCCGGGCGCGCGCCACCGAGCTCAATCACCGTCAGCCGGGTGACCCGTCAAAGCTCGCGACCGCGATGCTCGAACTGGCGAAGATGGAGAACCCACCCCTGCGCCTCGCCCTGGGCAGCGACACGGTGAAGAGCATCGAGGACAAGAACGCCTTCGTCGCCCGCGAGATGGCCGCCCACCGTGCGCTGTCCCTCTCCACGGACTTTGCATCTTGA
- a CDS encoding CBS domain-containing protein codes for MTELYVECEDTVAKAVTLFPKDTVVRALSLMQRYGLSRLPVVDDVHGELIGDVTADDLTRVWQHAPLACMSEILSLKSLRDEDLEDATRWGPRITLISPLVDVYQTSKRWVQ; via the coding sequence ATGACGGAACTGTACGTGGAGTGCGAGGACACGGTGGCGAAGGCAGTGACGCTCTTCCCCAAGGACACGGTGGTGAGGGCACTGTCACTGATGCAGCGGTATGGCCTGAGCCGGCTGCCGGTGGTGGACGACGTGCACGGCGAGCTCATCGGCGACGTGACGGCCGACGACCTCACCCGGGTCTGGCAGCACGCGCCGCTGGCCTGTATGTCGGAAATTCTTTCACTGAAATCCCTGCGGGATGAAGACCTGGAGGACGCCACCCGTTGGGGGCCGCGCATCACCCTGATCTCCCCCCTGGTGGACGTGTACCAGACCAGCAAACGCTGGGTGCAGTAG
- a CDS encoding PH domain-containing protein, with translation MTDSSHALTAATRDGGFLSRLPTVLQPHRSLLTYYLVSALLAGPGFPILGLIRYFKYQTLRYTLDAEGITVRWGILFRREVSLTYARIQDIHLSSNLVERWLGLARIQIQTASGNSQAEITIEGVPAHEAMRDFLYSRMRGSRERAVPANDASHVTPGGPDELAATLREIASEVRALRLSLGAGDTREKQDV, from the coding sequence ATGACCGACTCGTCTCACGCCCTCACAGCCGCGACCCGCGACGGGGGCTTCCTGTCGCGCCTGCCCACGGTGCTGCAGCCGCACCGCAGCCTGCTCACCTACTACCTCGTCAGCGCGCTGCTGGCCGGGCCCGGCTTCCCCATCCTCGGGCTCATCCGCTACTTCAAGTACCAGACGCTGCGCTACACGCTGGACGCCGAGGGCATCACTGTCCGCTGGGGCATCCTCTTCAGGCGGGAGGTGTCCCTCACCTACGCGCGCATCCAGGACATCCACCTGTCCAGCAATCTGGTGGAGCGCTGGCTGGGGCTGGCGCGCATCCAAATCCAGACGGCGAGCGGCAACTCGCAGGCGGAAATCACCATCGAGGGCGTTCCCGCTCACGAGGCCATGCGGGACTTCCTCTATTCAAGGATGCGCGGGAGCCGGGAGCGCGCCGTGCCCGCGAACGACGCGTCGCACGTCACGCCGGGAGGTCCGGATGAGCTCGCGGCGACGCTGCGGGAGATTGCCTCCGAGGTGCGGGCGTTGCGGCTGAGCCTGGGCGCCGGCGACACGCGGGAGAAGCAGGATGTCTGA